gtggcgatggcgtaggggcgccgtggggcgggttgggggcgggttggggggcgccgtggggcagtacctggccggtgagcagccggcagtgcgtggcgatggcgtaggggcgccgtggggcgggttggggggcgggttggggggcgccgtggggcagtacctggccggtgagcagccggcagtgcgtggcgatggcgtaggggcgccgtggggcgggttGGGGGGCGCCTTGGGGCAGTACCTGGCCGGTGAGCAGCCGGCAGTGCGTGGCGATGGCgtaggggcgccgtggggcgggttggggggcgccgtggggcagtacctggccggtgagcagccggcagtgcgtggcgatggcgtaggggcgccgtggggcgggttggggggcgggttgggggcgccgtggggcagtacctggccggtgagcagccggcagtgcgtggcgatggcgtaggggcgccgtggggcgggttggggggcgggttggggggcgccgtggggcagtacctggccggtgagcagccggcagtgcgtggcgatggcgtaggggcgccgtggggcgggttggggggcgggttggggggcgccgtggggcagtacctggccggtgagcagccggcagtgcgtggcgatggcgtaggggcgccgtggggcgggtAGGGGGGAGCCGTGGGGCAGTACCTGGCCGGTGAGCAGCCGGCAGTGCGTGGCGATGGCGTAGGGGCGCCGCGGGGCCGgttggggggcgccgtggggcagtacctggccggtgagcagccggcagtgcgtggcgatggcgtaggggcgccgtggggcgggttggggggcgggttggggggcgccgtggggcagtacctggccggtgagcagccggcagtgcgtggcgatggcgtaggggcgccgtggggcgggttggggggcgccgtggggcagtacctggccggtgagcagccggcagtgcgtggcgatggcgtaggggcgccgtggggcgggttgggggcgccgtggggctgtacctggccggtgagcagccggcagtgcgtggcgatggcgtaggggcgccgtggggcgggttggggggcgccgtggggcagtacctggccggtgagcagccggcagtgcgtggcgatggcgtaggggcgccgtggggcgggttggggggcgccgtggggcagtacctggccggtgagcagccggcagtgcgtggcgatggcgtaggggcgccgtggggcgggttggggggcgccgtggggcagtacctggccggtgagcagccggcagtgcagtgcgtggcgatggcgtaggggcgccgtggggcgggttggggggcgccgtggggcagtacctggccggtgagcagccggcagtgcgtggcgatggcgtaggggcgccgtggggcgggttggggggcgccgtggggcagtacctggccggtgagcagccggcagtgcgtggcgatggcgtaggggcgccgtggggcaggttggggggcgccgtggggcagtacctggccggtgagcagccggcagtgcgtggcgatggcgtaggggcgccgtggggcgggttggggggcgccgtggggcagtacCTGGCCGGTGAGCAGCCGGCAGTGCGTGGCGATGGCGTAGGCCGTGTCCATGAAGATCCCTGGCAGCCGCTGCCCGTCCCCGATGGCCgccagcttcagccccagcaggTGCCGGTCGATGCCCTGCCCGGCCAGCACCTGCAGGGAGAGGGTCaccgcccggacgcctgggtcccctccctcCGTGCGGGGAGAGGGTCgccgcccggacgcctgggtcccagccTTGCACCTCCCTCCACGCGGGGAGAGGGTCCCAgctcggacacctgggtcctggccctgcacccccacccccatcatcccGCTCATGTGGGGAAAAGATCccagcccggacgcctgggtcccctccctcCGCGTGGGGAGAGGGTCccagcccggacgcctgggtcccaggcccgccccacccctgcccacgtGGGGAGAaggtcccagccctgcaggggatgggggttgcCGCACCTGTTCGGTCCTGGCGCTCTGAGATTCCACAGCCGCCTGCAGCAGGGCCAGCGTCTCCtcgtcctggggggcggggggagccgggtcAGCGTGGGGGGGccagggggggtgggggccaggcgcAGAACGAGGGGAccgtggggggcggggagttacCCGGCcgtggggtgcagtgcagggcagtggggggattgTGGGGGGCCGGTTACCTGGCTGTGGGGTGTGTCCATGGCTGCACCAGGCGCTGCgccagggggctggcaggggggccggTTACCTGGCAGTGAGGCGCAGGGGTGGCCCATGAGGTgcagtggggggcacaggggatgATTACCTGGCTGTGGGGTGCAGTGTGGGCACCGCAGGGGGGGCacctggctgtggggggctgtggggcacggggggctgcggggtgcagggggggctgcagagggtgcggggggggctgtggggggggttaCCTGGCTgtggggcaaagtgggggctgtggggcatagggggggctgcagggcgcagtgggggggctgtggggcacaggggggctccgggggggttACCTGGCCATGGGGCACAGTGGGGGGCCACGGGGGGGTACCTGGCCGTGGGGTGCGTCCATGGCCCGTGCCAGGCGCAGCACCGGGGGGGCCGCGGGGGGTTCCCTGGCCGTGGGGCGCagggggggggcccgggggggggtaCCTGGCGGgggggcgcagtgggggggcCGCGGGGGGGTTACCTGGCCATGGGGCGCAGTGGGGGGGCCGCGGGCCGTGGGGGGGTACCTGGCCGTGGGGCGCAGTGGGGGGGCCGCGGGCTGTGGGGGGGTACCTGGCTGTGGGGCGCAGtggggggttgcggggggggTACCTGGCTGTGGGgcgcagtgggggggcgggggggtaccTGGCCGTGGGGCGCGTCCATGGCCCGCGCCAGGCGCAGCACCGGGGGGGCCGCGGGGCGCACGGCGTCCGTCCGGCCCAGGTGGAAGCGGCGCAGGGACACCACCTCGCTGGTGGCGCAGAGGGAGCCGTGGGTCCTGGGGGGAGACCGGGGTCAGTCAGCCCCAcatcacccccccagccccccccgccccccggccgggccccacCTGAAGTaggccagctgcagccccccccggccccccgccgggccccaccTGAAGtagcccagctgcagccccccccccgccgggccccaccTGAAGTaggccagctgcagccccccccccccccccggccccccgccgggccccaccTGAAGTaggccagctgcagcccccccccccccgcggccgcCCCGCCGGGCCCCACCTGAAGTaggccagctgcagcccccccccccgccgggccccaccTGACGTaggccagctgcagccccccccggcccccgcggcCGCCCCGCCGGGCCCCACCTGAAGTaggccagctgcagcccccccccggccccccggccccccccgccgggccccaccTGAAGTaggccagctgcagccccccccccccggcccccccacctGAAGTaggccagctgcagcccccccccgccgcggccCCCCGCCGGGCCCGAGCTGAAGTaggcctgctgcagcccccccccggccccccggccccccccgccgggccccaccGCAAGTaggccagctgcagcccccccccccgccgggccccaccTGAAGTaggccagctgcagcccccccccccgcggccccccgccgggccccaccTGAAGTaggccagctgcagcccccccccccgccgggccccaccTGAAGTaggccagctgcagcccccccccgcggcccccccgccgggccccaccTGAAGTAGGCCAGCTGCAGCGCCacctggaagagggagtcggggCGCAGCCCCCAGCGCTTGGGGAGCCCCTGGCCGAACCCCCGGTAGGTGAAACAGCTGATGTCCAGGTCCGTGAtcaggctggggggagagagaggtgagctggggggctgggccccctgcccccaatgccccgcccccaaaccccctcccaatagccccctcccccaatccccctcccaatagcccccctctgccccatccctctccacccctctgccccgtccccccctgccccctcccaataacccccctcccccaatgccccgtcccacccccccgccctcccaatagcccccctccgccccccccgccctctgccccctcccccgccctgctcccccacagccccccccgcgcTCACATGTCCAGGTTCCGCTTGGCGCGCTCGATGTCCCACTTGATCTCGGGGGTGATGTAGAAGTacagcttggggggcaggggcaggggcgtcATGGGGGCGCGCGCCGTGTCGGGGTCCTTGCTGCCGGAGACCCCGGGTCAGATGGGAGGATCCCCCCCAAATCACCGTGCTGGGGGCACGTCACTGCACCCCAGAAACAGcctccccccacaacctccctccccttcccaaggcagaaggtcccacccccttccctaccCCCCCAGCAGGAAGTCCCACCCCTTTCCCATTCCCAAAACAGGAAGTTCCGCCCCTCTGGCCCAccagcctgctccagccccacagagATGGTACACGGGGTCCCTCACCCCAATTCCCCCCCATGCTTCCCATTTTGGGGTCCCTCCACTACAGGAGAAAATGGGGGATCTGGGGCTGCTGTCCCCTGAGAATGGACCCCCCACCCGTTCAGGGGCTCCCCAACACAGGTTTAATTTGGGGTACAGGGAACGCCATCCCATTGGGAAGGGCGAACCCTGCACCCCATCTTGGGGAGCCCCAACTTTGGCACAGTTGCACTCCCCTTGTGGGGAGATGAAACCCCTAAATCTCCCCCTTTGCTGCATTATAAGGGGATCCCTAATTCAGGAGAATATTGGGGGCCTGCCTTATAGGGAGATGTGACCCCCAAATCCTGTTTCCATTGGGTCCCCCCAGGCTGGCCCTGTGGGATTGATCGGGGGTCAAAGGTCTGGGGGCACCCCGAGTGTGGTAGTTTGGGGGTTACCAGTAATCAAGGACATGGTCGATGATGGTGGCTATGGGGGCCCCGTCGGCCACGGCCTGTTCATACAGCACCCCACAGACGCCGTCCTCCCCCACGATGAACTGGGGGCAGGGAACGAGAGAGAGCCTGTGAGGGTCAACAGGAAATCCCGCCTCGCCCCTTCCGCCCTAATCCCAAAACAGGAAGTCCCGCCCCTTGTCTTGCCACAAAACAGGAAGTTCTGCCTCCCTACACACAGTCCCACCCCTGCAGTCCAAACTAGGAACTCCCACCTCCCGCTCTACATTTTCTTCACCTCCCGCAAATTAGGAAGTCCCGCCCCCACCCAACACTCCAAGACAGGAAGTCCCGCCCCCTTGCTCCCAAAGCAGGAAGTCCCGCCCCCGCCTCACCTGCAGGGTCTTGTCAAACCAGCGGTTGCCGCTGTTGGAGTAGCTGCCGCCCCCGTGCAGCATCTGGGCGGCGACGCGGCTGGGGTAGCGCTCGTCCGACACCTTCAGCACCGGCGCGTCGAGGCAGACGCTGAAGAGGCTGCGCTGGATGCACCGGGCCGACTCCCGGTTCAGCCGGTCTGGGGGCGGGGTCACCGGGCGggtcagccccgccccctcgcaCCAAGCAGGATTCGAACCCAGAACCCGCCCTTGTTACACCCCATTCACTGCTGTCCCCCTTCAGCCCCTTCCAAAGCAGGAAGTCCcgcctcctttccccctcccccgttccATCTTGAGATATACCTGGACCCCCAGGCaggtcccccagcccagggccccccccgTACCGCTCCCGAGGGCGCCGCAGGCCCGGCCCAGCTTCTGGGGTCCCCCCCCCGTACCGCTCCCGAGGGCGCCGCAGGCCCGGCCCAGCTTCTGGGGTCCCCCCCCCGTACCGCTCCCGAGGGCGCTGCAGGCCCGACCCAGCTTCTggggtcccgtcccccccccgtaCCTCTCCCGAGGGCGCCGCAGGCCTGTCCCAGCCTttggggtccccccccccccgtaccgcTCCCGAGGGCGCCGCAGGCCCGGCCCAGCTTCTGGGGTCCCCCCCCGTACCTCTCATGAGGGTGCTGTAGGCCTGGCCCCAGGTGTGCCGGTGATCCCCCGTCAGCACCCCCAGCGGCTCCTTGTCCGTCTTCCACGACAGCCCCCGGATGCGCTGCAGCTGCAGGTGCAGCTGGTCCACGGTGAGGGGGGTCCCGTCGCTGTTGTACACCTCCAGCTGGAAAaactgggggggggtcggggtCAGCACCCGCAGGGCCCCCCGGAATCCCCCCAGTGACTTCCCAAGGACCCTCCAGCACCCGGGGACCCCCCCAGCGCTCCCGAGGACCCCCCAGCACCCGGGGACCCCCCCAGAGCTCCCGAGGACCCCCCAGCACCCGGGGACCCCCCAGAGCTCCTGAGGACCCCCCAACACCCGGggaccccccagagcccacagggACGCCCCCAGAGCTCCTGAGGACCCCCCGGCCCCGACACAGACACCCCCCAAACGCCCCATTTCCCCCACATCCAGCCCAGGACCCCTCAGCAgtcagccagccccctgcctacacTGACACCCCCCAGTCCCCCCACCCTGGGAATCCCAGACACGGGGCTGTTCTGGGGGGTCAGAGGGGGAGCTGCCCCGGGGGTACCTGGAAGTTGCGGACGACGGTGACGAAGGTGGGGGCCCGGCGccccggggggggcagcaggagccCGTCGTGCTTGGGGCCGGGCAGGCGGCAGGAGGCGAAGAGGCGGCTGTACTGGGCCATGCACTGGGGGTGCCCCCCCCGGTACTCCACCAGCAGcgcctgcctgggggggggggcatgagagACATGGGGCAGAGCGacccccaggcctgccccacccccagggcccccccagcatcaccccacccccagggaccccccaggactgccccacccccagggaccccccagcATCACCCCAACCCCAGGGACCCCCCAGGTCTGTCCCACCCCGAGGGACCCCCCGTCTAGTccgccccccaacaccccctcccctaccccagtcccgtcccacccccacccccagggcccccccagcatcaccccacccccagggaccccccatcctgccccccccggaacccccaagcatcacccctcccccacccctgtcctgccccccatcacccctcccccaccccccatcctgccccagtccCGTCCTGCTccccatcaccccctcccctacccccgtcccgtccagcccccaccccccagggaccccccagcatcacccctcccccacccctccggcttgccccccatcaccccctcccctacccccagGGGCCCCAACCCCCGATATCTAGTCCCCCCAATataaccccccttcccccaaccctcccccaatgctggtgggggggggtcaggcacTTACTGATCAATCTTAGCCTTGAAATCCAGCACCCCCGCGATGAGCTTCGCCGcaaacctggggtgggggggaggtcacAGAtccaccggtgcccctcactcccgacccgcagcccccgccagcccagcccttccccccccagccctgccggtgcccctcactcccgacccgcagcccccgccagcccggccctgctccccccagccctgccggtgcccctcactcccgacccgcagcccctgccagcccggccctgcccccaatcccctgtctgcccccctgccaggccagccctgccggtgcccctcactcccgacccgcagcctcctgccccccccccgctctgccggtgcccctcactcccgacccgcagcccctgccagcccggccctgctccccccagccctgccggtgcccctcactcccgacccgcagcccctgccagcccagcactaccccccccccagccctgccggtgcccctcactcccgacccgcagcctcctgccccccccagctctgccggtgcccctcactcccaacccgcagcccctgctagcccagccctgggttcccccccataCCCACCGGAGCTGCCCCCTCCAGTCGCTATAGTCCTGCTTGGGGAGCACCACGGCCGGGCTGGAGTGGACGGCGAGGGGCAGGCGGCTCTCCAGATACGCGCTCTGCACCCACCAATccgagagctgggggggggggggggacagagcaGGGTTAGAATCGGGCGGGGGGTTATGGGGCCTTTGACCCGagctcccccctccagctcccccctcccccggtggaGACCTGACACACCCTCATTGCACTGATGGGCGTGAgcagagtcaccagcagggggcgctgtcccgGGGCAGCCGCCCCACTCCCATCTCCCGCCCCGGATGCCGGGGTCCCCCCCAAACCGCTCCAGGGACCctcacaggactcctgggtcccccacctttcaccccttcccccaaactcctgggttctgcctgctcccagccctgcccaggactcctgggttcccctcctccccaggactcctgacccccccattccctaacccccggactcctgggtccccccgGCTCTACCCAGTTCTCCATGCGGGCGGCTCTGCGCTCCAGCTGGGCCTGCAgccgctccccctccccgccgggTGCCCCGAACTCCTGCACCAGCTGCCGGGTTTCCTCCAGCTCCTCGGGCGTGACCAGCACCTCCAGCGAGCGCAGGTACCGCTCCAGCGTCTGCGCCAGGGGGGGCACGGGCTGCCGGGGCAGCGGGAAGGACGAGGCCAGGCACCGCGACGGGGGCCGCTGCAGGGACGGGAACGGCTCCAATGCACCAACGGGCCCTGCCGCCCTGGGCACGTGCAGCTGCCGCCAAGGCTGCAACTGAAACGGG
The sequence above is a segment of the Mauremys mutica isolate MM-2020 ecotype Southern chromosome 12, ASM2049712v1, whole genome shotgun sequence genome. Coding sequences within it:
- the LOC123345220 gene encoding carnitine O-acetyltransferase-like isoform X2, translating into MGCWRLLLPPWGGARARGPRAPLQPWRQLHVPRAAGPVGALEPFPSLQRPPSRCLASSFPLPRQPVPPLAQTLERYLRSLEVLVTPEELEETRQLVQEFGAPGGEGERLQAQLERRAARMENWLSDWWVQSAYLESRLPLAVHSSPAVVLPKQDYSDWRGQLRFAAKLIAGVLDFKAKIDQQALLVEYRGGHPQCMAQYSRLFASCRLPGPKHDGLLLPPPGRRAPTFVTVVRNFQLEVYNSDGTPLTVDQLHLQLQRIRGLSWKTDKEPLGVLTGDHRHTWGQAYSTLMRDRLNRESARCIQRSLFSVCLDAPVLKVSDERYPSRVAAQMLHGGGSYSNSGNRWFDKTLQFIVGEDGVCGVLYEQAVADGAPIATIIDHVLDYCKDPDTARAPMTPLPLPPKLYFYITPEIKWDIERAKRNLDILITDLDISCFTYRGFGQGLPKRWGLRPDSLFQVALQLAYFRTHGSLCATSEVVSLRRFHLGRTDAVRPAAPPVLRLARAMDAPHGQDEETLALLQAAVESQSARTEQVLAGQGIDRHLLGLKLAAIGDGQRLPGIFMDTAYAIATHCRLLTGQVASRSDCLMVYGPQVPDGYGVCYNPLDAHVNFAITAFNCCRETHAQRLAHTLQRVLDQLARLLGESPGGAGGEGGGDVEGQP
- the LOC123345220 gene encoding carnitine O-acetyltransferase-like isoform X1 is translated as MGCWRLLLPPWGGARARGPRAPLQPWRQLHVPRAAGPVGALEPFPSLQRPPSRCLASSFPLPRQPVPPLAQTLERYLRSLEVLVTPEELEETRQLVQEFGAPGGEGERLQAQLERRAARMENWLSDWWVQSAYLESRLPLAVHSSPAVVLPKQDYSDWRGQLRFAAKLIAGVLDFKAKIDQQALLVEYRGGHPQCMAQYSRLFASCRLPGPKHDGLLLPPPGRRAPTFVTVVRNFQFFQLEVYNSDGTPLTVDQLHLQLQRIRGLSWKTDKEPLGVLTGDHRHTWGQAYSTLMRDRLNRESARCIQRSLFSVCLDAPVLKVSDERYPSRVAAQMLHGGGSYSNSGNRWFDKTLQFIVGEDGVCGVLYEQAVADGAPIATIIDHVLDYCKDPDTARAPMTPLPLPPKLYFYITPEIKWDIERAKRNLDILITDLDISCFTYRGFGQGLPKRWGLRPDSLFQVALQLAYFRTHGSLCATSEVVSLRRFHLGRTDAVRPAAPPVLRLARAMDAPHGQDEETLALLQAAVESQSARTEQVLAGQGIDRHLLGLKLAAIGDGQRLPGIFMDTAYAIATHCRLLTGQVASRSDCLMVYGPQVPDGYGVCYNPLDAHVNFAITAFNCCRETHAQRLAHTLQRVLDQLARLLGESPGGAGGEGGGDVEGQP